A part of candidate division KSB1 bacterium genomic DNA contains:
- a CDS encoding VOC family protein — MAQNEKNKRIDYIEIPVTDMAESKRFYGEVFGWKFVDYGPDYVAFNDGRLDGGFRKESSVQRGGPLVVFYATELKNVETEIKKAGGTIVVDIFDFPGGRRFHFTDPSGNELAVWSEQ; from the coding sequence ATGGCTCAAAATGAAAAAAATAAGCGGATAGATTATATTGAAATCCCGGTTACCGACATGGCCGAATCGAAACGATTTTATGGTGAGGTTTTCGGCTGGAAGTTTGTAGATTATGGACCGGACTACGTAGCTTTTAACGATGGGCGCCTCGACGGCGGATTTCGCAAAGAGTCGAGTGTACAAAGAGGCGGCCCGCTGGTGGTGTTCTACGCCACTGAACTGAAAAACGTAGAGACTGAGATTAAGAAAGCCGGAGGGACAATCGTGGTAGACATATTTGATTTCCCGGGAGGAAGACGTTTTCACTTTACCGATCCCAGCGGCAACGAATTGGCTGTCTGGTCGGAGCAATAA